In Populus trichocarpa isolate Nisqually-1 chromosome 12, P.trichocarpa_v4.1, whole genome shotgun sequence, a genomic segment contains:
- the LOC7489830 gene encoding uncharacterized protein LOC7489830, whose protein sequence is MGGAAAAAAHAVKRIPRIKFPQRHAKSSSSGFVPQTQAASTDTEIHHFIMSSSEVPASPANIAEGGKASLQPKRTPVSEREIEAVQLGGIF, encoded by the exons ATGGgaggagcagcagcagcagcagcacacGCAGTCAAGAGAATTCCACGCATCAAATTCCCTCAAAGACACGCAAAATCTTCATCTTCAG GGTTTGTACCGCAAACTCAAGCTGCGTCAACAGATACAGAGATTCATCATTTTATCATGTCAAGCTCAGAAGTTCCCGCATCACCAGCCAATATTGCCGAGGGAGGCAAAGCTTCTCTTCAGCCAAAACGCACACCTGTCTCAGAAAGGGAAATTGAGGCTGTTCAG CTGGGCGGCATCTTCTGA